One Ictalurus furcatus strain D&B chromosome 21, Billie_1.0, whole genome shotgun sequence genomic region harbors:
- the adnpa gene encoding activity-dependent neuroprotective protein a isoform X1, translating into MFQLPVNNLTRLRKARKRVKRLLSDIGLDYCKEHIEDYKEFGPDEFYMKHVYLDVCVWDPSWTKSQDYRTKQFCCSDCPFASKYFSAYKNHFRNVHRDDFENRILLNCSYCMYSGNKRTLETHVRLFHMPYNIVRQGIANPLGAMVGGKHSIQMEKHMLTDRKELAVYYCKKCNYRDRLYNVVRRHIYREHFQHVTTPYVVKNSEKQENGDEAIISSHGIQCKSCLFVPRSYEALVQHVIEFHERIGYQVTALIGHTNVIVARSQASIIQLGAPVIPGIPPHMVQPVNCFNMPKVMRVPVGNHFKQGVTGSPGHPLCITLPDKALLSSTASQSYIGKPLSSVHAATATLTSLEAKKGSVNAPNTSQTQKWKICTICNELFPESAYAIHIEKEHQAERVQAMAKYILKIHNFTSKCLYCNRYLPSDTLLNHMLIHGLTCPQCQATFYEVEKMVVHKRQMHPNEPGDLPIDSPLTFDLTLQQGSPKNVQLIVTTHNMKKVPKSSSTTVQPLNSVGSRSTIIVAKGTKRSSESLMMNTSKNVVTQNTEMGKTLCPLCFTIIKGPISYALTQHLQDRHQVLQTLHPVEKKLTYKCIHCLGVYTNNMTASTITLHLVHCRGVGQAPDVHTKKCISALKRELVASDTLDPKKKKLVTQSRYHHTIFVDKPAEPVLILDPRGHANESYDARKDFLTTYFNQQPYPSQREVEKLAANLWLWKSDVLSHFANQRQSCEWDFVTRKPIVLLGFNMQAVNQLKHEMNFDSEWLFTVSDEKKSGISRTTKKRLRAFDFSTDKNTSTHVEEALNPGQCIQSNCAFKTSPGHSEPLAIDFHRESEQKEVSFPSVVQTWTKETVLQERFLYKRGGRVSSTDFTKGGSKSLDGCVSGSRTEDATWSGGMSPNESHYRPAGCFEEKGKEMGLLGR; encoded by the exons GATTACAAAGAGTTTGGTCCTGATGAGTTCTATATGAAACATGTTTACcttgatgtatgtgtgtgggatCCATCCTGGACGAAGTCACAG GACTACAGAACGAAGCAATTTTGCTGCTCAGATTGTCCCTTTGCTTCCAAATACTTCTCAGCCTACAAGAATCACTTTCGCAATGTTCACAGAGATGACTTTGAGAACCGCATCCTGCTCAACTGCTCCTATTGCATGTACAGTGGAAACAAACGAACTCTGGAGACTCATGTTAGGCTCTTCCACATGCCTTATAACATTGTCCGACAGGGCATTGCCAATCCACTTGGAGCCATGGTGGGTGGTAAGCATAGTATACAGATGGAAAAGCATATGCTGACTGACAGAAAAGAGCTGGCAGTTTACTACTGCAAGAAATGCAACTATCGGGACAGATTATACAATGTAGTGCGCAGGCACATTTATAGGGAACACTTCCAGCATGTGACTACACCTTATGTAGTCAAAAACTCAGAGAAGCAAGAAAACGGTGATGAAGCCATAATCAGTAGTCATGGGATTCAGTGTAAGAGCTGCCTCTTTGTCCCTCGTTCCTATGAGGCACTGGTTCAACATGTTATTGAGTTCCATGAACGTATTGGCTATCAAGTAACTGCCCTGATTGGCCACACCAATGTTATAGTGGCTCGTTCTCAGGCCAGCATTATTCAGTTGGGTGCTCCAGTCATACCTGGAATACCGCCACATATGGTGCAGCCAGTTAATTGCTTTAACATGCCCAAAGTAATGAGGGTGCCTGTTGGCAACCATTTCAAGCAGGGTGTCACAGGAAGCCCTGGCCACCCACTGTGCATTACACTGCCTGACAAAGCTCTGTTGTCCAGCACAGCTTCACAGTCATATATAGGAAAACCCCTTTCATCAGTGCATGCTGCTACTGCCACTTTGACCTCATTAGAGGCCAAGAAAGGTTCAGTTAATGCACCAAACACCTCACAAACACAGAAGTGGAAGATTTGCACAATATGCAATGAACTCTTCCCTGAGAGTGCATATGCCATTCACATTGAAAAGGAACATCAGGCCGAAAGGGTGCAGGCTATGGCTAAGTATATTCTGAAGATCCACAATTTCACAAGCAAGTGTCTGTATTGTAACCGTTACCTGCCAAGTGACACTCTGCTAAACCACATGCTAATACATGGACTGACATGCCCACAGTGCCAGGCCACATTTTATGAGGTTGAGAAGATGGTAGTGCACAAGAGGCAGATGCATCCAAATGAACCAGGGGACCTTCCTATTGATTCTCCATTGACATTTGATCTGACGCTTCAACAAGGCAGTCCAAAGAATGTGCAGCTTATAGTGACCACCCATAACATGAAGAAAGTACCCAAGTCATCATCCACAACTGTGCAACCACTAAACAGTGTTGGATCCAGGTCTACAATAATTGTAGCAAAGGGGACAAAAAGATCCAGTGAATCACTAATGATGAACACATCCAAAAATGTAGTAACCCAGAACACAGAAATGGGCAAGACCTTGTGTCCACTCTGCTTCACCATTATAAAGGGTCCCATTTCTTACGCGCTCACACAGCATCTACAAGACCGGCACCAGGTGCTTCAGACTCTCCATCCAGTTGAGAAAAAGCTCACCTACAAGTGTATCCATTGCTTGGGTGTGTACACAAATAACATGACGGCTTCCACAATCACGCTTCATCTTGTACACTGCCGAGGGGTTGGACAAGCTCCGGATGTTCACACCAAGAAGTGCATTTCAGCTCTTAAGCGAGAACTGGTCGCCTCAGATACATTGGACCCTAAGAAGAAAAAATTGGTCACTCAAAGCAGGTACCATCACACAATATTTGTGGACAAGCCTGCAGAGCCTGTTCTCATCTTGGACCCCAGAGGTCATGCAAATGAGTCTTATGATGCACGTAAGGATTTCCTGACCACCTATTTCAACCAGCAGCCGTATCCATCCCAACGAGAGGTTGAAAAACTCGCTGCAAACCTGTGGCTGTGGAAGTCTGATGTCTTAAGTCACTTTGCCAACCAAAGGCAGTCATGTGAATGGGACTTTGTGACTCGTAAACCAATAGTTTTACTAGGCTTTAACATGCAAGCAGTGAACCAACTCAAACATGAAATGAACTTTGACAGTGAGTGGTTGTTCACAGTTAGTGATGAGAAGAAAAGTGGAATTTCAAGAACTACAAAAAAGAGACTGAGGGCTTTTGATTTCTCTACTGACAAGAACACCAGCACACATGTGGAAGAGGCTTTAAACCCTGGACAATGCATTCAAAGCAACTGTGCCTTCAAGACAAGCCCTGGGCATTCAGAACCCCTTGCTATTGACTTTCATAGAGAATCAGAGCAAAAGGAAGTGTCATTTCCTTCAGTGGTTCAAACTTGGACGAAAGAGACAGTGCTGCAGGAAAGGTTCCTGTATAAGAGAGGTGGGAGGGTGTCAAGTACAGATTTTACCAAGGGAGGATCAAAGAGTCTAGATGGATGTGTGTCTGGTTCCAGAACTGAAGATGCAACATGGTCAGGAGGCATGTCCCCAAATGAGAGCCATTATAGACCAGCTGGATGCTttgaagagaaagggaaagaaatggGTTTGCTGGGCAGATGA
- the adnpa gene encoding activity-dependent neuroprotective protein a isoform X2: MKHVYLDVCVWDPSWTKSQDYRTKQFCCSDCPFASKYFSAYKNHFRNVHRDDFENRILLNCSYCMYSGNKRTLETHVRLFHMPYNIVRQGIANPLGAMVGGKHSIQMEKHMLTDRKELAVYYCKKCNYRDRLYNVVRRHIYREHFQHVTTPYVVKNSEKQENGDEAIISSHGIQCKSCLFVPRSYEALVQHVIEFHERIGYQVTALIGHTNVIVARSQASIIQLGAPVIPGIPPHMVQPVNCFNMPKVMRVPVGNHFKQGVTGSPGHPLCITLPDKALLSSTASQSYIGKPLSSVHAATATLTSLEAKKGSVNAPNTSQTQKWKICTICNELFPESAYAIHIEKEHQAERVQAMAKYILKIHNFTSKCLYCNRYLPSDTLLNHMLIHGLTCPQCQATFYEVEKMVVHKRQMHPNEPGDLPIDSPLTFDLTLQQGSPKNVQLIVTTHNMKKVPKSSSTTVQPLNSVGSRSTIIVAKGTKRSSESLMMNTSKNVVTQNTEMGKTLCPLCFTIIKGPISYALTQHLQDRHQVLQTLHPVEKKLTYKCIHCLGVYTNNMTASTITLHLVHCRGVGQAPDVHTKKCISALKRELVASDTLDPKKKKLVTQSRYHHTIFVDKPAEPVLILDPRGHANESYDARKDFLTTYFNQQPYPSQREVEKLAANLWLWKSDVLSHFANQRQSCEWDFVTRKPIVLLGFNMQAVNQLKHEMNFDSEWLFTVSDEKKSGISRTTKKRLRAFDFSTDKNTSTHVEEALNPGQCIQSNCAFKTSPGHSEPLAIDFHRESEQKEVSFPSVVQTWTKETVLQERFLYKRGGRVSSTDFTKGGSKSLDGCVSGSRTEDATWSGGMSPNESHYRPAGCFEEKGKEMGLLGR, translated from the exons ATGAAACATGTTTACcttgatgtatgtgtgtgggatCCATCCTGGACGAAGTCACAG GACTACAGAACGAAGCAATTTTGCTGCTCAGATTGTCCCTTTGCTTCCAAATACTTCTCAGCCTACAAGAATCACTTTCGCAATGTTCACAGAGATGACTTTGAGAACCGCATCCTGCTCAACTGCTCCTATTGCATGTACAGTGGAAACAAACGAACTCTGGAGACTCATGTTAGGCTCTTCCACATGCCTTATAACATTGTCCGACAGGGCATTGCCAATCCACTTGGAGCCATGGTGGGTGGTAAGCATAGTATACAGATGGAAAAGCATATGCTGACTGACAGAAAAGAGCTGGCAGTTTACTACTGCAAGAAATGCAACTATCGGGACAGATTATACAATGTAGTGCGCAGGCACATTTATAGGGAACACTTCCAGCATGTGACTACACCTTATGTAGTCAAAAACTCAGAGAAGCAAGAAAACGGTGATGAAGCCATAATCAGTAGTCATGGGATTCAGTGTAAGAGCTGCCTCTTTGTCCCTCGTTCCTATGAGGCACTGGTTCAACATGTTATTGAGTTCCATGAACGTATTGGCTATCAAGTAACTGCCCTGATTGGCCACACCAATGTTATAGTGGCTCGTTCTCAGGCCAGCATTATTCAGTTGGGTGCTCCAGTCATACCTGGAATACCGCCACATATGGTGCAGCCAGTTAATTGCTTTAACATGCCCAAAGTAATGAGGGTGCCTGTTGGCAACCATTTCAAGCAGGGTGTCACAGGAAGCCCTGGCCACCCACTGTGCATTACACTGCCTGACAAAGCTCTGTTGTCCAGCACAGCTTCACAGTCATATATAGGAAAACCCCTTTCATCAGTGCATGCTGCTACTGCCACTTTGACCTCATTAGAGGCCAAGAAAGGTTCAGTTAATGCACCAAACACCTCACAAACACAGAAGTGGAAGATTTGCACAATATGCAATGAACTCTTCCCTGAGAGTGCATATGCCATTCACATTGAAAAGGAACATCAGGCCGAAAGGGTGCAGGCTATGGCTAAGTATATTCTGAAGATCCACAATTTCACAAGCAAGTGTCTGTATTGTAACCGTTACCTGCCAAGTGACACTCTGCTAAACCACATGCTAATACATGGACTGACATGCCCACAGTGCCAGGCCACATTTTATGAGGTTGAGAAGATGGTAGTGCACAAGAGGCAGATGCATCCAAATGAACCAGGGGACCTTCCTATTGATTCTCCATTGACATTTGATCTGACGCTTCAACAAGGCAGTCCAAAGAATGTGCAGCTTATAGTGACCACCCATAACATGAAGAAAGTACCCAAGTCATCATCCACAACTGTGCAACCACTAAACAGTGTTGGATCCAGGTCTACAATAATTGTAGCAAAGGGGACAAAAAGATCCAGTGAATCACTAATGATGAACACATCCAAAAATGTAGTAACCCAGAACACAGAAATGGGCAAGACCTTGTGTCCACTCTGCTTCACCATTATAAAGGGTCCCATTTCTTACGCGCTCACACAGCATCTACAAGACCGGCACCAGGTGCTTCAGACTCTCCATCCAGTTGAGAAAAAGCTCACCTACAAGTGTATCCATTGCTTGGGTGTGTACACAAATAACATGACGGCTTCCACAATCACGCTTCATCTTGTACACTGCCGAGGGGTTGGACAAGCTCCGGATGTTCACACCAAGAAGTGCATTTCAGCTCTTAAGCGAGAACTGGTCGCCTCAGATACATTGGACCCTAAGAAGAAAAAATTGGTCACTCAAAGCAGGTACCATCACACAATATTTGTGGACAAGCCTGCAGAGCCTGTTCTCATCTTGGACCCCAGAGGTCATGCAAATGAGTCTTATGATGCACGTAAGGATTTCCTGACCACCTATTTCAACCAGCAGCCGTATCCATCCCAACGAGAGGTTGAAAAACTCGCTGCAAACCTGTGGCTGTGGAAGTCTGATGTCTTAAGTCACTTTGCCAACCAAAGGCAGTCATGTGAATGGGACTTTGTGACTCGTAAACCAATAGTTTTACTAGGCTTTAACATGCAAGCAGTGAACCAACTCAAACATGAAATGAACTTTGACAGTGAGTGGTTGTTCACAGTTAGTGATGAGAAGAAAAGTGGAATTTCAAGAACTACAAAAAAGAGACTGAGGGCTTTTGATTTCTCTACTGACAAGAACACCAGCACACATGTGGAAGAGGCTTTAAACCCTGGACAATGCATTCAAAGCAACTGTGCCTTCAAGACAAGCCCTGGGCATTCAGAACCCCTTGCTATTGACTTTCATAGAGAATCAGAGCAAAAGGAAGTGTCATTTCCTTCAGTGGTTCAAACTTGGACGAAAGAGACAGTGCTGCAGGAAAGGTTCCTGTATAAGAGAGGTGGGAGGGTGTCAAGTACAGATTTTACCAAGGGAGGATCAAAGAGTCTAGATGGATGTGTGTCTGGTTCCAGAACTGAAGATGCAACATGGTCAGGAGGCATGTCCCCAAATGAGAGCCATTATAGACCAGCTGGATGCTttgaagagaaagggaaagaaatggGTTTGCTGGGCAGATGA